Proteins from a genomic interval of Rosa chinensis cultivar Old Blush chromosome 2, RchiOBHm-V2, whole genome shotgun sequence:
- the LOC112190687 gene encoding probable methyltransferase TCM_000336 produces MDVEKVFHMTGGIGHNSYAKNSSLQKKASDMVKDMTLETVQELYLTTAPKSLGIADLGCSSGPNTLSIMKEIIEAVQGTSRKAFHTAPEFRVYLNDLPTNDFNSIFKSLPEFSRDLNKETNSGPPSIYIGGYPGSFYGRLFPNNSLHFVYSSYSLHWLSRVPPAIYSEQGKSLNKGSVYISESSPLVVADAYLKQFQEDFTLFLQSRSEELISGGKMVLILLGRIGPDHVDRGNSFFWELLYQSIAILVSKGEVEKEKLDSYDVHFYAPSKDELEDAVRKEGSFGLDRFEMFELERDNHKDNESYATSVAMAVRAIQESMIGQHFGEEILDSLFENYRRLVGEEIAKEDIKPITFGLVLRKL; encoded by the exons ATGGATGTAGAGAAAGTCTTTCACATGACTGGAGGCATTGGCCACAACAGCTATGCAAAAAACTCTTCCCTCCAa AAGAAGGCTTCTGATATGGTCAAGGACATGACCTTAGAAACAGTCCAAGAACTTTACCTTACAACAGCTCCAAAGAGCTTAGGCATAGCTGATCTGGGTTGCTCATCAGGACCCAACACCTTGTCAATCATGAAAGAGATCATTGAAGCAGTCCAAGGAACAAGTAGAAAAGCCTTCCACACAGCACCAGAATTCAGAGTGTACCTTAATGATCTTCCCACCAATGACTTCAACTCAATCTTCAAGTCCTTGCCGGAGTTCTCAAGGGACCTCAACAAAGAAACGAACAGTGGGCCTCCTTCCATTTATATAGGAGGTTATCCAGGCTCATTTTATGGGAGACTTTTCCCCAACAACTCCTTGCACTTTGTATATTCATCTTACAGTTTACACTGGCTGTCTAGG GTTCCTCCAGCTATTTACTCAGAGCAAGggaagtccttaaacaaaggCAGTGTTTACATTTCTGAATCAAGCCCTCTTGTAGTGGCTGACGCATACTTGAAGCAATTCCAGGAAGACTTCACTTTGTTTCTTCAGTCAAGGTCTGAGGAGTTGATTTCAGGAGGAAAAATGGTGCTGATCTTGTTGGGCAGGATCGGCCCAGATCATGTGGACAGAGGCAACTCTTTCTTCTGGGAGCTTCTTTATCAGTCCATTGCCATTTTGGTTTCCAAG GGAGAAGTTGAGAAGGAAAAGCTGGATTCATATGATGTGCATTTCTATGCTCCATCCAAAGATGAATTAGAAGATGCAGTGAGGAAAGAGGGTTCTTTTGGATTGGACAGGTTCGAGATGTTTGAATTAGAGAGGGACAATCACAAGGACAATGAGAGCTATGCAACAAGTGTTGCAATGGCTGTAAGGGCTATTCAAGAATCAATGATTGGCCAACACTTTGGAGAAGAAATCTTGGACAGTTTATTTGAGAACTATAGAAGATTGGTAGGCGAAGAAATTGCCAAAGAAGACATTAAACCTATTACTTTTGGGCTTGTACTTAGAAAACTATGA
- the LOC112187131 gene encoding toMV susceptible protein tm-1(GCR26) — protein MVQRTVLRVDISCLKCKKKILKAVTGLEGVDKIEVDAAKGTLTVTGNADPYDIIVRCRKAGKFAEVVTIGPPPAPPKPKEDEKKKPEEKKPADQKVPQGPNYMYHPHVIMLEPPCHEPNPSCSIIFGPRRVFCIGTADTKLEELRFLADSVRSNLAAFATSASSKVQVTVVDVSVSRNHSDSDHNITDFAFISRNEVLRSNSDAPDQLPEDRGEAVDVMSKALEIFVTKSQNDGVLVGAIGVGGSGGTALVSPALRSLPIGLPKLIVSTVASGRTDHYVGTSDLVLYPSIVDVCGINSVSRVVLNNAAAAFGGMVIGKLERKESGGEGEKSTVGLTMFGVTTTCVNAVKERLEEEGYETLVFHATGVGGRAMESLVKEGFIKGVLDITTTEVADYVVGGVMACDPSRFDATVEKGVPLVLSVGALDMVNFGAKDTIPSNFQKRKIHEHNKQVSLMRTTVDESKIFASFIADKLNKSSSKVVVCLPQKGVSALDAPGMSFYDPEATATLLNELKTLIKTNEDRQVKVYPHHINDPEFANALVDSFLEISMKSPHQSTLQVASPEPSQEVHESSVAQINFSSCETTPRSLSDFPDAKPETLQRTWAILQQLRDQINKGIPIIGAGAGTGISAKFEEAGGVDLIVLYNSGRFRMAGRGSLAGLLPFADANAVVLDMANEVLPVVKKVPVLAGVCGTDPFRRMDFFLRQVESIGFFGVQNFPTVGLFDGNFRQNLEETEMGYRLEVDMIEKAHKMGLLTTPYAFNQDEAVEMAKGGADIIVAHMGLTTAGSIGAKTAVSLEESIVRVQTIADAAHRINPYAIVLCHGGPISSPKEAEFVLKNTKGVHGFYGASSMERLPVEQAITSTMQQYKSISFH, from the exons ATGGTACAACGGACTGTCCTCAGGGTTGATATATCATGCCTAAAATGCAAGAAGAAGATTCTCAAGGCAGTTACTGGCCTAGAAG GTGTGGATAAAATTGAAGTTGATGCAGCCAAGGGAACTTTGACAGTGACAGGAAATGCAGACCCTTATGACATAATAGTCCGGTGCAGAAAAGCCGGCAAGTTTGCCGAGGTAGTGACCATCGGGCCTCCTCCGGCTCCACCTAAACCGaaagaagatgagaaaaagaagccAGAGGAGAAGAAACCAGCAGACCAGAAGGTTCCACAAGGTCCCAATTATATGTATCATCCCCATGTTATAATGTTGGAGCCCCCTTGTCATGAGCCCAACCCATCCTGCTCTATCAT attcggtcc TCGCCGGGTTTTCTGTATCGGAACCGCCGATACGAAACTCGAGGAGCTCCGATTCCTCGCCGACTCAGTCCGATCCAACCTCGCCGCATTCGCCACATCTGCCTCATCCAAG GTTCAGGTCACCGTTGTCGATGTCTCCGTCAGCCGGAACCACTCCGATTCCGATCATAACATAACCGATTTCGCCTTCATTTCGAGAAACGAAGTGCTTCGTAGCAACTCCGATGCCCCGGACCAGCTTCCGGAGGATAGAGGCGAAGCGGTGGATGTGATGAGCAAGGCGCTGGAGATTTTCGTAACGAAATCGCAAAACGACGGCGTTTTAGTTGGAGCGATAGGCGTCGGAGGCAGCGGAGGCACGGCTCTGGTATCCCCGGCGCTTAGATCGCTCCCGATCGGACTGCCGAAGCTTATTGTGTCCACCGTGGCGAGCGGCCGGACGGACCATTACGTAGGGACCTCGGATTTGGTGCTGTACCCGTCGATTGTGGACGTGTGTGGGATTAATAGCGTGAGCAGGGTCGTATTGAACAATGCTGCGGCTGCATTTGGAGGGATGGTGATTGGAAAACTTGAGAGGAAAGAGAGTGGTGGTGAGGGTGAGAAGTCAACGGTCGGGTTGACCATGTTTGGGGTTACCACTACTTGTGTGAATGCTGTGAAAGAGAGACTGGAGGAGGAGGGGTATGAGACTCTGGTTTTTCATGCTACTGGGGTTGGTGGTAGGGCCATGGAGTCTCTGGTAAAGGAGGGGTTTATAAAG GGTGTTTTGGATATCACAACAACAGAAGTTGCAGACTATGTGGTTGGAGGTGTCATGGCTTGTGATCCTTCTCGCTTTGATGCTACTGTAGAGAAAGGGGTTCCTTTAGTCCTGAGCGTTGGAGCTTTGGATATGGTAAACTTTGGAGCTAAAGATACCATACCATCcaattttcaaaaaagaaagattCATGAACACAATAAGCAG gTTTCACTGATGAGAACCACGGTAGATGAAAGCAAAATATTTGCTAGCTTCATAGCAGATAAACTGAACAAGTCATCATCAAAGGTCGTTGTTTGCCTGCCGCAAAAGGGTGTCTCTGCTTTGGATGCACCAGGGATGTCCTTTTATGATCCTGAGGCTACTGCTACTCTGCTAAATGAACTTAAGACGCTCATTAAGACAAATGAAGATCGGCAG GTAAAGGTGTACCCTCATCATATAAATGACCCTGAGTTTGCAAATGCATTGGTTGACTCATTTTTAGAGATTAGTATGAAGAGTCCTCATCAGTCTACTCTGCAAGTTGCTTCTCCCGAGCCTAGTCAAGAAGTTCATGAAAGTTCTGTTGCCCAGATAAACTTCTCAAGCTGTGAGACCACTCCACGCAGTCTGAGTGACTTCCCAGATGCAAAACCAG AAACTCTGCAAAGAACTTGGGCGATACTACAGCAACTAAGAgatcaaataaataaaggaatacCAATTATAGGGGCTGGGGCAGGGACAGGTATATCCGCAAAGTTTGAGGAAGCTGGTGGAGTTGACCTGATAGTGTTGTACAATTCAGGGCGCTTTCGCATGGCAGGAAGAGGTTCCTTGGCAGGCTTATTGCCTTTTGCTGATGCCAATGCTGTAGTACTTGACATGGCTAATGAAGTTTTACCA GTGGTGAAGAAGGTACCGGTTCTAGCTGGAGTATGTGGGACTGATCCTTTTCGCCGAATGGATTTCTTCCTGAGGCAGGTGGAGTCAATTGGATTCTTTGGAGTTCAAAATTTTCCAACTGTTGGATTATTTGATGGTAATTTTAGACAAAATCTTGAAGAAACTGAAATGGGATATCG ATTGGAGGTTGATATGATTGAAAAAGCACATAAGATGGGTCTCTTGACAACCCCATATGCTTTCAATCAAGATGAAGCTGTGGAAATGGCAAAAGGTGGTGCTGATATTATAGTGGCTCATATGGGACTCACTACAGCTGGCTCTATAGGGGCAAAGACGGCTGTTTCGCTGGAGGAAAGTATAGTTCGTGTACAAACTATTGCAGATGCTGCACATAGGATCAATCCCTATGCTATTGTGCTCTGCCATGGTG GTCCTATCTCTAGCCCAAAAGAGGCAGAATTTGTACTTAAGAACACCAAGGGAGTTCATGGCTTTTATGGCGCATCGAGCATGGAGAGGCTACCCGTTGAACAAGCAATAACCTCCACAATGCAACAGTACAAATCAATCTCTTTCCACTGA